The genomic stretch CATATGCATGAAGAAAGTTTATTTCTACATCAACAAGCCACAGGAGTTCTAGGGTTTAGTTTGACCAAACCGAATGGGGTTCCAACATTTGTTGATTTACTTTTTAAACATACTCCTTCTTTAAAACCCATATATTCAATATGTGTGTCTGAGCATGGAGGTGAATTAATCATAGGTGGTTATGAACCGGATTACTTCTTAAGTAATCAAAAAGAGAAACAAAAAATGGACAAGTcagataataatagtagtaacaAAGGAAACGTttctataaaattaaaaaataatgataaaaatgatgatgaggAAAATAATTCAAAAGATGTAATTGTATCTAATAATGTTGAAGATATTGTGTGGCAAGCTATTACAAGaaaatattactattacataaaaatatatggttTAGATTTATATGGTACAAACATTATggataaaaaagaattagatATGTTAGTAGATTCAGGTAGTACATTTACACATATTccagaaaatatttataaccaaataaattattatttagatattttatgtatacatGATATgactaatatatatgaaataaataaaagattaAAATTAACAAACGAGTCATTAAATAAACCATTAGTATATTTTGAAGATTTTAAAACagcattaaaaaatattattcaaaacgaaaatttatgtattaaaataGTTGATGGAGTACAATGTTGGAAAAGTTTAGAAAACCTaccaaatttatatattaccttgtcgaataattataaaatgatatgGAAACCTAGTTCCTATctatataaaaaggaaagcTTCTGGTGTAAAGGTTTAGAAAAACAAGTTAATAATAAACCTATTTTAGGGTTaaccttttttaaaaataaacaagtTATTTTTGATTTACAACAAAATCAAATTGCATTTATAGAATCTAAATGCCCATCTAATTTAACATCATCAAGACCAAGAACCTTTAATGAATAtagagaaaaagaaaatatctTCTTAAAAGtttcttatattaatttatattgtttatggCTATTATTGGCCTTAACCATACTCTTATCTCTTATTCTTTATGTCAGAAAAATGTTTTACATGGATTATTTTCCTTTGAGTGATCAAAATAAATCTCCCATACAGGAATCAACATAGAAACGTTAAAGTtatgaaatgaaaatatatatatgtatatatgtatgtatgtatgtatgtatgtccTCATTCCCAATGCGCACATTTTATACTTACATCCATATCTATGTTGTGGTCAACGCAAGACCTTATTTGTcccttttgtttttttcttaataaattaaaaaaaaaaaaaaaaatctcaTCATTTCATATTATACTGTTTAtgtgattttattttttttatttatttatttataatttcaatgttttttttttttttttgtttttattaatatataatatttaatattgtcaaaattttatatatctatatattccttttgatagtaacaaaaaaaaaaaaagaataaaataaaataaattcataatataatgtatcatttatatatatgtgtatatatatatatgtgtttatatattttatatattttatatattttatatattttgtatattttgtatattttgtatatattgtatattttgtatattttgtatattttgtatattttgtatattttgtatattttcaattttattttttttgttaagtattcattttattaaataaacaacaaatatttaaataaaatgttaaaaaaatttaaattttaataaatgtaaaataaagaaaatgacctagtacaaataattaatatatatgtgtaactattttattattcttatattttatttccaatttgttcttttattattcatgGACAAACTAGCCaaaatgtgaaaaaaaaaaaaaaaaaaaaaaattatgaacattcagaatattttacatttttcttttaataattacatGTCCTTAATATAggcatataaaaattataataaaaataaaaaagtttataaaacgataaagaatattatttcaatatatgaatacataatagatcaaatatatatatatatatatatatatatatatatatatatatatatatatatatatatatatatatatgtatatatgtatgtatgtatttatatatgtaatgctCTTTTTGTTCAATAACGattattccttttatttACCTATATCTTTTTCTTAAAGAAAAACTTCCTTGTTGTAGAATTTTACTTATAAAAATGGTTTTCTCcaatatgaattttttagaaaaaataaaatatatatagattcaaagagaaaaaaaattcacaTGTACATttgtgtataataataataaattgtaACAAGGTatctatttttaatttttttttttaaatagtacacatatatatatatatatatatatatatataatatatatatataattttttatgatttttataaattatttttatagtttcaaaatatattttaaagctTTATagtatgaatataatatacaacttaagaaatttattaatggagcattaaaaaataaataaagatgagAACTatacaaaaattttatacatatggaAAATGTtcacaaaaataaataaacaaaaaaaaaaaatatatatatatatatatatatatttatatatttaattgtttatttatatgaaaattttaattattattactctatttttttttttttgatataaaaagaacaatTTGGAAATGTAATACATAGCGGAAATAATTTTGACCTTgttcttcatatttttttgttttaagaGTTTATATTTGCATAATTTcctctaatatatatatatatatatatatatatatataatatttatatattaacattttgTGTACCTTATCGTCTTATTATTTCAcagttaatttttttttttttttttttttttttttttacaatatgAAGAACCATActgtttttttcttctttttttttttggtacacattttttatatattccatattgagggtatttatataaacaaaaattcTCTTACAAATGAcaaaaacattttaatttGTGATAATACTATAAATGGTAAATcaatcaaaataaataagaaaaaaaaaacaacagaTATCCTTCCCTCCCATATGGAACacagaataaaaaataaaagtaagacATTTTTTATAGATGGAGGAAAGAATATGCATGtgttttcaaaaaaaaaaagaaatgtacATAACTCAAATGTAAATGACGGAAGAAATTCAAATGTGTTATATgcagaaaattataaaataaatttaacgGAAAAACCATTAATTGAAGATGTACCTCGAAATGTTAAAGGAAGGTTGAATGAATGGATAAATGAatttgatgaaaataatacttTGGGGTTTTTTCCAATTTTATTAGAAGAAATGTCTAATGAACCATCACCTCTGCAAGTTGGATTTGAAGATTATATGCAGTTTAATGGAGAACATGTagaagaaatatttaaaaatatgactAGAGAAGTTGTTATAAATggggaaaagaaaaaaatatttggtATGTGCTTTTTTAATCATAAAACAGGAGTTCTAGCTCCTTTGGCAATATATGCAGAAATTAAAGACGTAACAAAAGTAGGTAACAATCTTGCTGTTAAAGGTTTAGTTAGAGGTCGTGTAATTATTGATGAAATTATAAGTCAAGAACCATGTATTTTAGGAAAAATTTCTCCTATCGAAGATAAAAAAGGTTTAGTAGAACCAGAAGAAagtttaaaaattatagatGAAATTATTAGAATACATACACAATGTTCCAATATGGAATCACAACTAATGGAACAACTGGATCAATCGTTTGCTTCTATGAATATCAAATTAAGAAATGATTTAAAAGAATCTATTGATGCTAAATTAGAAAAATTCCAAATTGACCCATCAGATGTTGAACAAAGACAAGCTTTCATCCAAATGGCCTCTTTTGCTGCTTTCGATTTTCATCTTATGATTGTAGATAGATACGATGCTCTTATGTTGCAGAATTCGGAAGATAGATTAAGGTTTGTTCGAGATAAAATCAggcaaaaacaaaaacaactAGCCATCATTAAAAATACACCAAAAGATAAATTACACGAAATATTGCAACAAGTACAAAATctaaaaaatcaaaatatgCAATCACCTAATTATCCCAAAAATGCaagttaatttttttttttaatataataaaaagtatatgtaaataaataaaatataaaaataaacatatatatatatatatatatatatatatatataatatatatgtggcgattttatgtattcctttcatttttcttttttttttttttgttttcaataatgttaattatttaatttaatttatttatggattttttttattttttatttttaaataaaaccTAATATTCAAAAACACATTgtgtgtttttattttttcaagtCTTAATTTGtctaattttaaatatatatctacaaAATAATGTTCATATGGTTATAATACCGTTACATGGgaatattactatatatatatatatatattatgtggaCATACGCAAATATGTCTATATTTAGATAAAATGGTACAAACACACCCATGAGGAAAATCATAGACAGTTATAGAAATAAACTCCAATTATTCATAGttcttaaattttttaaattgtatctttttcttttagaaaaaaaaaaaaaaaccaacaAACAATagtttaattttatattaaaaaaatgtcaaaatttatatacatatgtgatgtacattttttgtaatataaatatatcgaAAAATGAAAACCTGAACGgttcagaaaaaaaaaaaaaaaaaaaaaaaaaaaagacctGACAAAGtcagaatataataaataaataaataaataaatatatatatatatatatatatatatatatacatatgtataaaaatataatagatGCTAAAATTtatacacacaaaaaaaaaaaattcatttaaGAAATAACAATGCACACATTTAGGTCTTTTATGTTTCTAATgataatatgttaatatgtatatattcttGTTAATATCATAAAGGAGTATTAAAataggtatatataaatatataaaaatataaataaatatatatatatatgtgtatatcaTGGAGGTGTATAAACTTTAAACatgaaaaaaaggaaaagatatttttctatattttcttaaatgATTAacattatgaatatatatatatatatatatatatatataatattataaatacaaatataaaataatttttatttttattaaaaatataccatttttatatatatttgaatttatatattttttcattttctattaatataatacatattgtatgtatatatatatatatatatatatatatatatatgtatgatattttccctttaaaatatatacgcACCAATATTGCATACCAACACTAATAAATAGTAAAAATTACGCAAATTGGCTTCAACgtttctataaatatatgtgtaacaaatatatatatgaaaaaaaaaaaaaaaaatttattatttaaattatatatattatatatatatatatatatatatatatatataatacatatttatttgtatacacATATGTAAAAAGGACTTGCAAAAAaggataatttttttttcttttttttgttaatacattattattttattttttggaaaatatatataaaataagtaaaaatatttaagaacagaaaaaaaaaaaaaaaaaatgcacagaaagatatataaaatttcacaaatagtattatatatatatataaattcacAAAAAACTAGCGCTATTgagtgtatatatattttacttttgtagatattatatatatataaatatatatgtatgtataatatatatattattatatgtatttatgtatccagaaatattttttacaatagTCATTTTTCACTTTCGtctattttataaaaaaaaatttatataatatttatattattagaaaCACACATTagattaaaattaaatttaataataaaaaaaaaatacacataaatatatatatatatatatatatatatatatatatatatatatatgtatatatttttaattacattttaaataaataaaaattagtaaatatatatatatatatatatatatatttatatttatataaataaaaaagtggacacaataaattatatattttttatatatatttggaaaaaagaagaaataaaaaatttcacataattatatatatgtataatgtgtgtatatatttagtaAAAAATTTGTCcgaataaaattaaattttatattttataaatgaaataataatataatatatattatttattttccgatatatatatatatatatatatatattgatttatttatttacttatatgtttatatttatgtatatacttacctttatatgttaaaaccgttatatttgattttcttaatatttgcattatataaaattaaagacACCATACCgtcaaatataatttaaatatatatatatatatatatatatatatatatatatataatattccgttaatttatatatttttgtgaaaaatgttttttaCTTATGTTGTAAGACCTGGGGAAGCACCAGAAGGACGCGGTCCTCAATTTGAACCATTTTGggatttttttatgaattttAATTTACGTGTTGGATTTTTGATACAATTTATTTCTTACATATTATTAGTTGGTGCAATAACAATAATTGGAAAAAACCCTTTAGGAATGTTAAACTTTTTGAGAGCATTACCAGGAAGTGTTGGTACTGCTCCAATGCCTTTAGTACTTTTTAGTATAGGTGGATTTTTAATGGGTACTCTTCTTATTATGTCCTTTTTACAATTAACTGAGGATGATAGCAGGTACAAATAAAAGTGTTCCTATTTATCATATCAccaattcaaatatatatacacatatatatatatatatatatatatatatttataaatctattatatttttgttatttttttcctctaTGTAGCATTAAGCAATCGAGAGGTTACAGAGCAGGAACAAAATTTCTCTTACAAGCTACATCCATGggtagataaaaaaaaaaaaaaaaaaaaaaaagaggaaaatcatacatatgtatatatatatatatatatatatatatatatatatgcacatgttcatattgttttgttttgttttgttttgttttattttattttatttatttttttttttttaggaaCTGTATCATGGAGCTTGTCCCTTATATGTTTGATGGCCTCTTCGTACTATTTTGATGACCCTTGGATGGAAGAAAAGATAGGTGCAGGTTCGTCAtggattttatattttagttCAAGATTGATTGAtgcattttgtttatttttatatggatCAGGATGTTTCTTTTTAGAAGTATATCATTCCGAAGGTGCTGGAGAAGCATGGGGATGGTTATGTGGAATGTGTTTTATAGCAACATCTTTTGTGGAAGTGTTAGCTTTAACATTATTTAATACACCTTTGTTTAGTTCCTTAGATTGGTTctattgtttatttttaggATTAAGTCTTTTTTTTAGTGTTATCT from Plasmodium falciparum 3D7 genome assembly, chromosome: 13 encodes the following:
- a CDS encoding plasmepsin V → MNNYFLRKENFFILFCFVFVSIFFVSNVTIIKCNNVENKIDNVGKKIENVGKKIGDMENKNDNVENKNDNVGNKNDNVKNASSDLYKYKLYGDIDEYAYYFLDIDIGKPSQRISLILDTGSSSLSFPCNGCKDCGIHMEKPYNLNYSKTSSILYCNKSNCPYGLKCVGNKCEYLQSYCEGSQIYGFYFSDIVTLPSYNNKNKISFEKLMGCHMHEESLFLHQQATGVLGFSLTKPNGVPTFVDLLFKHTPSLKPIYSICVSEHGGELIIGGYEPDYFLSNQKEKQKMDKSDNNSSNKGNVSIKLKNNDKNDDEENNSKDVIVSNNVEDIVWQAITRKYYYYIKIYGLDLYGTNIMDKKELDMLVDSGSTFTHIPENIYNQINYYLDILCIHDMTNIYEINKRLKLTNESLNKPLVYFEDFKTALKNIIQNENLCIKIVDGVQCWKSLENLPNLYITLSNNYKMIWKPSSYLYKKESFWCKGLEKQVNNKPILGLTFFKNKQVIFDLQQNQIAFIESKCPSNLTSSRPRTFNEYREKENIFLKVSYINLYCLWLLLALTILLSLILYVRKMFYMDYFPLSDQNKSPIQEST
- a CDS encoding glideosome associated protein with multiple membrane spans 1, yielding MFFTYVVRPGEAPEGRGPQFEPFWDFFMNFNLRVGFLIQFISYILLVGAITIIGKNPLGMLNFLRALPGSVGTAPMPLVLFSIGGFLMGTLLIMSFLQLTEDDSSIKQSRGYRAGTKFLLQATSMGTVSWSLSLICLMASSYYFDDPWMEEKIGAGSSWILYFSSRLIDAFCLFLYGSGCFFLEVYHSEGAGEAWGWLCGMCFIATSFVEVLALTLFNTPLFSSLDWFYCLFLGLSLFFSVIWGLLFEPISHRYDVKLTQSAMRNEYYKSRNAMAYYGPAVVTANGELDIEASTENIAACKQC